In the genome of Ancylothrix sp. D3o, one region contains:
- a CDS encoding NAD(P)-binding domain-containing protein — protein MMDNTKKMNIGILGTGHIGKTLARKLSAAGHDVKVANSRGPETIEADVLALGARAVSTAQAVEDVDVVILSIPLNRIPTIAPLFANLPAETVVIDTSNYYPHRDDKIDAIEAGQVESLWVAEQLGRPIVKAWNAIGSGSFAAKGKPAGSPDRIALPVAADREKDRSVAMALVEDTGLDAFDAGTLADSWRQQPGTPCYCTDLTREQMAGALASADASRSPKRRDLAVAVMQERLGDATTNPDADFGVRLSRAIYM, from the coding sequence GGAATCTTAGGCACTGGCCATATCGGGAAGACTTTGGCACGCAAACTCAGTGCTGCCGGACATGACGTGAAGGTAGCGAACTCTCGCGGCCCAGAGACCATCGAAGCCGATGTGCTGGCTTTGGGCGCACGCGCGGTCTCGACGGCCCAAGCAGTGGAGGACGTTGACGTGGTGATCCTCTCGATCCCTCTCAACCGCATTCCCACAATCGCGCCGCTCTTCGCCAACCTACCAGCCGAGACAGTCGTCATCGACACGTCCAATTACTATCCCCACCGCGATGACAAGATTGATGCCATCGAGGCTGGGCAGGTCGAGAGCCTCTGGGTAGCCGAACAGCTAGGTCGGCCAATCGTCAAGGCGTGGAACGCGATCGGGTCTGGCTCTTTCGCCGCTAAGGGCAAGCCTGCTGGAAGTCCTGACCGTATCGCCCTCCCTGTCGCTGCTGACCGCGAGAAGGATCGCTCCGTGGCGATGGCGCTCGTCGAAGACACCGGGCTTGATGCTTTCGACGCCGGCACGCTTGCCGATTCATGGCGTCAGCAACCCGGCACGCCCTGCTATTGCACTGATCTCACGCGTGAACAAATGGCGGGAGCACTGGCATCTGCCGACGCATCACGATCGCCAAAGCGCCGGGACTTGGCAGTTGCAGTGATGCAAGAGCGCCTTGGTGACGCCACGACAAATCCGGATGCCGATTTCGGGGTTCGTCTGAGCCGTGCTATTTATATGTAA